GTGGCGAGTTTATCTACGCCACCTCCGCCGACCAGAAACAGACTGACGTCTACAACCTGCAGATGAAGAAACTCAACCCGCCCGGCGCGACCGTCTTCGGCCAGTTTGTCCAGGGCCAGCCGCTGCTGATCCAGGACCGTAACAGCCGCAAATACAGCTTTATCGACGAGCAGGGCAAGGTGCTGCCTTTTAGCCTGCCCTTTGATGACGTCAACCCGTTTTCCAACGGCATGGCAGTGGTGCAAAAGGGCAGCCGCTATGGCGCCATTGACGTACAGGGCAAACTGCGCGTGCCCATGACCTACAGCAAACTCAACCCCTTCCAGAAAAACCTGGCCTCGGCAGAAATGGATAGTTTTGAAGGGCTGGTATTGATCGACAAAAACAACCGCGTGGTGAAAAAACTCGGGTCATATACCAGCTACAGCTACCCGTACAACAGCAACGACGCGACCTACAGCATCTGGGATGCGCAGGTGCCAAACCGCGTGAATGTGTTCGACGCCGATGGCAACCAGACCGATAGCTTCGAGCGCGAGTGAATGATGGCATCGTGGTAGGAGCCGGTTTGCCGGCTCTTACAACAGGACCGCTATTGCACCCGTGAAATTAATCCTGTAATTTTTCATGAAATTTTTAGATAAGAATTTCACGAAAGCCCCATGGACAAACAAGAAGAACTCGACGCCCTGGCGATCCTGGTTCACGACCTGCGCAAATACAAGAAGCTCACCCTGGCCCAACTGGCACAGAAGATCGGGCGTTCCGTGGGTTTCCTGTCCCAGGTCGAGCGCGGGTTGTCGCGCCCCACCGTGGCGGACCTGACGGCCATCAGCCATGCGCTGGATGTGCCCACCACTTATTTCTACAGCGTGCCCAAACCCAAGGCCGTGGCCTGGGTCACGCGGCCCAACGAGCGGCGCACGGTGTATTACGCCAACGGCATCACCGACATCCTTGTCTCGCCCAGCATGCAAGGGGCGTTTTCGATCCTCGACAGCCTGCTCGAACCC
The Pseudomonas hygromyciniae genome window above contains:
- a CDS encoding helix-turn-helix domain-containing protein, whose protein sequence is MDKQEELDALAILVHDLRKYKKLTLAQLAQKIGRSVGFLSQVERGLSRPTVADLTAISHALDVPTTYFYSVPKPKAVAWVTRPNERRTVYYANGITDILVSPSMQGAFSILDSLLEPGANSGEQTMSDRAEQAGFVLEGHLTLWVEGEADAVTLGPGDSFHLASFAHCRYANLTDLPARVLWVYN